One Tepidisphaeraceae bacterium DNA segment encodes these proteins:
- a CDS encoding TspO/MBR family protein, whose amino-acid sequence MKLRDWLLLLACIAGCELMGIASGVATMSSVREWYPTLNKPWFNPPAWLFGPVWTLLYAMMGVALFLVLRRGGSTPGVRGATIAFAIQLALNALWSPAFFGLRSPLAGLIVIVPLLGMIIVTIVLFFRLSRAAGALMVPYLLWASFATVLNAALYWLNR is encoded by the coding sequence ATGAAATTGCGTGATTGGCTGCTGTTGCTCGCCTGCATCGCCGGCTGTGAACTCATGGGCATCGCCAGCGGTGTCGCGACGATGTCGAGCGTGCGCGAGTGGTACCCGACGCTGAACAAACCGTGGTTCAACCCGCCCGCTTGGCTGTTCGGGCCGGTGTGGACGCTGCTGTACGCGATGATGGGCGTTGCGCTCTTCCTCGTGCTGCGCCGCGGCGGGTCAACGCCCGGCGTGCGCGGCGCGACGATCGCGTTCGCGATCCAGTTGGCCCTGAACGCCCTCTGGTCCCCCGCCTTCTTTGGCCTGCGATCGCCGTTGGCGGGCCTGATCGTCATCGTGCCACTGCTGGGGATGATCATCGTGACGATCGTGCTGTTCTTCCGCCTGTCGCGGGCCGCGGGCGCGTTGATGGTGCCCTATCTGCTGTGGGCCAGCTTTGCGACGGTGCTGAACGCCGCGCTCTACTGGTTGAACAGGTAG
- a CDS encoding glycoside hydrolase family 43 protein — MTHVSFTAVLVLLAMLTTTTAVAAERAFLFATFKGEASPMTEQVYFATSRDGRQWTALNGGEPVLVSDLGEKGVRDPFLIRSKDGRKTYIIATDLSMARDGDWTRAVRASSKSIVIWESTDLVNWSDARLVKVAPDDAGCTWAPEAIYDEAHDDYLVFWASTTAGDDFAKHRIWASRTKDFQTFSEAFIYIDRPQQVIDTHIVRDGGRYYRTSKDEKNKTMIYEVADQLMGPWQDVPGNTLAAVRGHEGPQSFLLEPAADGKPATWCMLLDYHSRGAGY; from the coding sequence ATGACGCATGTCTCCTTCACCGCTGTTCTCGTCCTTTTGGCCATGCTGACCACGACCACCGCTGTCGCCGCCGAGCGGGCGTTCCTGTTCGCGACGTTCAAGGGCGAGGCATCGCCGATGACCGAGCAGGTCTACTTTGCCACCAGCCGGGATGGCCGGCAGTGGACGGCGCTGAACGGTGGCGAGCCGGTGCTCGTGAGCGACCTGGGGGAAAAAGGCGTGCGCGACCCGTTCCTCATAAGGTCGAAGGACGGCCGCAAGACGTACATCATTGCGACCGACCTCTCCATGGCGCGCGACGGCGACTGGACGCGCGCGGTGCGGGCCAGCAGCAAGTCGATCGTGATCTGGGAGTCGACCGACCTAGTGAATTGGTCGGACGCGCGGCTGGTGAAGGTGGCGCCGGACGACGCCGGCTGCACGTGGGCGCCCGAGGCCATCTACGACGAGGCGCACGACGACTACCTCGTCTTCTGGGCATCCACGACGGCCGGCGACGACTTTGCGAAGCATCGCATCTGGGCGAGCCGCACGAAGGATTTCCAGACGTTCAGCGAGGCGTTCATCTACATCGACAGGCCGCAACAGGTAATTGACACGCACATCGTGCGCGACGGCGGTCGGTATTACCGCACATCGAAGGACGAGAAGAACAAAACGATGATCTACGAGGTCGCCGACCAGCTGATGGGCCCGTGGCAGGACGTGCCCGGTAACACGCTTGCTGCGGTGCGCGGGCACGAGGGACCGCAGTCGTTTCTACTGGAGCCCGCCGCCGACGGTAAGCCGGCGACGTGGTGCATGCTGCTGGACTACCACAGCCGAGGCGCCGGTTACTAG
- a CDS encoding DUF748 domain-containing protein, whose translation MNTAPATDEKAGGDAPRAEPEHVKKRRTRRQTLLGLLGIVIVLLIVARLLLPSGVRWYVNRVLDQDPIYKGRIGDIKIALWRGAYSINDIRMNQVIGSVPAPLFSAKRLDLALEWRALLEGKVAGKVSVYEPEITFVDSEDPASDQTGAGGPWLQILSELFPFDINSATVVNGTVNFRATDTDPPVDVQLTELNVQVDNLTNVHDEVRRLVSTVTATGLAMGHAKIDFQTEFDPFSYNPTFKMGLKMLGLDVTKTNDLAKAYGQFDFEHGWFDLVVEIDAKEGQLEGYVKPLFRNLKIFTLKEVGEKDIFALFWEAMLGTVSEVIENQPRDQLATFIPVSGNFSGPDTDLLATLLNVLRNAFIRAYLPRLEGQTPAGQGMQFGRGSPEDPLAPAPGGAGAARGADDAKANE comes from the coding sequence TTGAACACTGCACCTGCGACTGACGAAAAGGCCGGTGGCGATGCGCCACGGGCCGAGCCGGAGCACGTGAAAAAGCGCCGCACGCGCCGCCAGACGTTGCTGGGCCTGCTTGGCATCGTGATCGTGCTGCTCATCGTTGCGCGGCTGCTGTTGCCGAGCGGTGTGCGGTGGTACGTGAACCGCGTGCTCGATCAGGACCCGATCTACAAGGGCCGCATCGGCGACATCAAGATCGCGCTATGGCGTGGCGCCTACTCCATCAACGACATCCGCATGAACCAGGTGATCGGCAGCGTGCCCGCGCCGCTCTTCTCGGCCAAGCGGCTCGACCTGGCGTTGGAATGGCGCGCGCTGCTGGAGGGGAAGGTGGCGGGGAAGGTGTCGGTCTACGAACCGGAGATCACCTTCGTCGACTCCGAAGACCCCGCCAGCGACCAGACCGGTGCCGGTGGGCCATGGCTGCAAATCTTGAGTGAGCTGTTCCCGTTCGACATCAACAGCGCCACCGTCGTCAACGGCACCGTGAACTTCCGCGCGACCGACACCGACCCGCCCGTCGACGTGCAGCTGACCGAGCTGAACGTGCAGGTGGACAACCTCACCAACGTCCACGACGAGGTCCGCCGACTCGTCTCCACCGTCACCGCGACCGGGCTGGCGATGGGGCACGCGAAGATCGACTTCCAGACGGAGTTTGACCCGTTCTCGTACAACCCGACGTTCAAGATGGGTCTGAAGATGCTCGGGCTGGACGTCACTAAGACCAACGACCTCGCCAAGGCGTACGGGCAGTTCGACTTCGAACACGGCTGGTTCGACCTCGTCGTCGAGATCGACGCCAAGGAAGGCCAGCTCGAGGGGTACGTGAAGCCGCTGTTCCGCAATTTGAAGATTTTCACGCTGAAAGAGGTCGGCGAGAAGGACATCTTCGCGCTGTTTTGGGAAGCGATGCTCGGGACGGTGTCGGAGGTGATCGAGAACCAGCCGCGCGACCAGCTGGCGACGTTCATCCCCGTCAGCGGCAATTTCAGCGGGCCGGACACCGACCTGCTCGCCACTTTACTGAACGTGCTGCGCAACGCGTTCATCCGCGCCTACCTGCCGCGGCTGGAGGGCCAGACGCCGGCGGGGCAGGGCATGCAGTTCGGGCGCGGGTCGCCGGAAGACCCCCTGGCGCCCGCCCCCGGCGGGGCCGGCGCGGCCCGCGGCGCGGATGACGCGAAGGCGAACGAATAG
- a CDS encoding group 1 truncated hemoglobin: MNMTTRWTSIVTIALLSAATLQGCASQEKEDDSFHTSGSREADQRAEQRITKDQQLKGGEEGALSEEAKTLYGRLGGEEGVTRIVDDFIDRALADPRVNWARKGVTRGGLLGIGDKSVEWEASPQNVATLKRHMAQFVGLATGGPAVYEGKDIRASHAGMKITNAEFDATIGDLKATLDALQVPADEQKELLSIIESTRPQIAEER, encoded by the coding sequence ATGAACATGACGACCCGATGGACATCAATCGTGACGATCGCGCTGCTGAGCGCAGCAACGCTTCAGGGCTGCGCCAGCCAGGAGAAGGAAGACGACAGCTTCCACACCTCCGGCAGCCGTGAGGCCGACCAGCGCGCCGAACAGCGCATCACCAAAGATCAGCAGCTGAAGGGCGGCGAGGAGGGCGCGCTCAGCGAAGAGGCCAAGACGCTCTATGGGCGCCTTGGCGGTGAAGAGGGCGTGACGCGCATCGTCGATGACTTCATCGACCGCGCGCTGGCCGACCCGCGCGTCAACTGGGCGCGCAAGGGCGTCACGCGCGGCGGGCTGCTGGGCATCGGCGACAAGTCCGTCGAGTGGGAGGCCTCGCCGCAGAACGTTGCGACATTGAAACGCCACATGGCGCAGTTCGTCGGCCTGGCCACCGGTGGGCCGGCGGTGTACGAGGGGAAGGACATCAGGGCCAGTCACGCCGGCATGAAGATCACCAATGCCGAGTTTGACGCAACGATCGGCGATCTGAAGGCCACCCTCGATGCACTGCAGGTGCCCGCGGACGAACAGAAGGAACTGCTCTCGATCATCGAAAGCACGCGACCACAGATCGCGGAAGAGCGGTAG